A section of the Phacochoerus africanus isolate WHEZ1 chromosome 4, ROS_Pafr_v1, whole genome shotgun sequence genome encodes:
- the LOC125124549 gene encoding olfactory receptor 2AJ1-like, translating into MGPENHTFSSDFILLGLFSSSQKGLIFFSFIVIIFITAVTENAIMILLIHRESRLHTPMYFLLSHLSFMDILHVSNIVPKMITDFLSGNRTISFAGCGFQIFLSLTLLGGECLLLAAMSYDRYVAICHPLRYPILMNDYVSILMAGGSWLIGTVNSIVHTAYTLRFPFCDSRAIDHFFCEFPAMLVLSCVDTTHYERGVYVSGIIFLLVPFSLIFASYVQILLTVLQIKSSEAWKKSFSTCFFHMIVIIMYYGPFIFTYMKPKKYHIPGQDKFLAIFYTILTPSFNPIIYSIRNKDVLEAMKNMIKSNFFHKNSRENA; encoded by the coding sequence aTGGGACCTGAGAATCACACTTTCAGCAGTGACTTCATTCTTTTGGGACTCTTCTCCTCTTCTCAAAAAGGTctaattttcttctcctttatagtcataatttttattacagCTGTAACAGAAAATGCCATCATGATTCTCCTTATCCACAGGGAATCACGACTCCACACTCCAATGTATTTTCTGCTCAGCCATCTCTCTTTCATGGATATCTTGCATGTCTCCAACATTGTTCCCAAAATGATCACTGACTTTCTCTCAGGCAACAGGACTATTTCATTTGCAGGTTGTGGCTTCCAAATATTTCTCTCCCTCACCCTCTTGGGTGGTGAGTGCCTTCTCCTGGCAGCAATGTCCTATGATCGCTATGTAGCCATCTGTCACCCACTGCGCTATCCCATTCTTATGAATGACTATGTCAGCATCCTCATGGCTGGAGGATCCTGGCTTATTGGGACAGTCAATTCCATTGTTCACACAGCTTACACACTGCGCTTTCCCTTCTGTGACTCAAGAGCCATTGaccactttttctgtgaattcCCAGCCATGTTGGTGTTGTCCTGTGTGGACACAACACACTATGAACGAGGAGTTTATGTAAGTGGCATCATTTTCCTGCTtgtccctttctccctcatctttgCCTCTTATGTCCAAATTCTCCTTACTGTCCTCCAAATTAAATCATCAGAAGCATGGAAAAAGTCGTTTTCTACCTGTTTCTTCCACATGATTGTGATCATCATGTACTATGGgccatttattttcacatatatgaAACCTAAAAAGTACCACATTCCAGGCCAAGATAAGTTTCTGGCAATATTCTATACCATCCTCACACCATCTTTCAATCCAATTATCTATAGTATTAGGAATAAGGATGTTTTAGAGGCAATGAAAAATATgatcaaaagtaattttttccataaaaattctAGGGAAAATGCTTAA